One Streptomyces fagopyri DNA window includes the following coding sequences:
- the fxsT gene encoding FxSxx-COOH system tetratricopeptide repeat protein — translation MAHALRGLEAAGSADRPSVLLVVDDYVTMRVWDETAGRLADELAGHGALGPVTRLRLLGSDDTEPGRIRLEHLPPPVGEHRVVLVLTDGLAAGWRSDAVLPLLRELGRSEPLAVFHLLPQRLWFRTGLDVHRMRLKSGRPWAPNDSLRWELRTSPLEPVDDDPAARSGVVPVPVLERTDHSLSDWADLVAARAGDWVEMSGVRARDWKRRPDAARAVPWVDDVPDPASAVPPWERVSEFRAAASPTAFALATRLAAAPLTLRVMSALTASVPGAGPAHVTELLMSGLVRPAGAETERAAEMVFAFGPNIRQELLALARRRDTARVLHDVRVLMAAAPEDSEPVLPAPDEPVEATGVPPVTPRNVAFLRVELTALRALSGRFLPRAERLARAVREYDRQNTVDLRKDAGTRARPRPPAGRANRDAADAPRGPETTSEGATTMATTQQPTVENARSAQPRIWGNIPPRNPNFTGRVDLLEQLSDRLRREGTTTVLPEAIHGMGGVGKTQLAIEYAYRHQSEYDIVWWIPAERPGQIGQALVELAQRLGLGTSAEANIAGPAVREALREGRPYSRWLLIFDNADSPERVRDYFPTGGSGTILVTSRNRRWSVVGPSLEVDVFTRAESKELLRRSSAYGEDLADAEADRLAEALGDLPLALEQAAAWRAETGMPVSEYLRLFEHKRSELLEVSPPPDYQLPVAAAWNVSLDHLETRSLTALRLLQLCSYFAPDPISRSIFSGLGGSSIDTELDRALNDPMRLARAIREINRYSLARIDHRTNSIEMHRLVQAVLINRMTPEEQNRMRNGAHTLLAAADPKGPNQAANWPRYAELYGHVIASGAIESDQPWVRELVRNVARYLWYWGDHKVAVEFSEQAWRTWQRLYGDEDQQTRLMGWWLCFLYLKVGSHDDAARVVAQLKDVYARTAPADREDTREDALETINLEAAVRRVEGDFAAGAELDEMAYERARRAFGEDDPTTLVTAHNLGVSLRMVGDFQRALELDRHTHAMKARLYGRDHTQSLMTEASIAIDVRETGDYVGARSLQQAVADGYQAVLGAGNPSTLQAVRQLSEACRKEGDHATALELAREAFNQLTRRYGDTHPEALMAALALSVALRHNGELEAARDRGEKACERFRKIFRSDHPHVLAADIDLAVTLRLLGRVEEARQRDEAALESLTARLGANHPTVLVCAINLASDLSALGRTAEARELGESTLASCRARQGEDHPTTLVCAANLSLDLVAVGEEAEGEALRADVLERMERVLDAPRLSAAQLTPHPATEQARSGERCDCDIDPMQL, via the coding sequence TCCACCTGCTGCCGCAGCGGCTCTGGTTCCGCACCGGTCTCGACGTGCACCGCATGCGGCTGAAGTCCGGGCGTCCCTGGGCGCCGAACGACTCCCTGCGATGGGAGCTGCGCACCTCCCCCCTCGAACCCGTGGACGACGATCCGGCGGCGCGCTCCGGTGTGGTGCCGGTCCCCGTCCTGGAGCGGACCGACCACTCGCTCTCCGACTGGGCGGACCTGGTGGCGGCCCGCGCCGGGGACTGGGTGGAGATGTCGGGCGTCCGGGCCCGGGACTGGAAGCGGCGGCCGGACGCCGCCCGTGCCGTCCCGTGGGTCGACGACGTTCCCGACCCCGCCAGCGCGGTGCCGCCGTGGGAGCGGGTCTCGGAGTTCCGGGCCGCCGCGTCGCCCACCGCGTTCGCCCTGGCCACCCGTCTCGCCGCGGCACCGCTGACGCTGCGCGTGATGAGCGCCCTGACGGCGTCGGTGCCGGGCGCCGGACCGGCCCATGTCACCGAGCTGCTGATGAGCGGTCTGGTACGGCCGGCCGGTGCGGAGACCGAGCGCGCGGCCGAGATGGTCTTCGCCTTCGGCCCGAACATCCGCCAGGAGTTACTGGCGTTGGCCCGGCGCCGGGACACCGCCCGGGTGCTGCACGACGTACGGGTGCTGATGGCGGCCGCTCCGGAGGACTCCGAGCCGGTCCTGCCCGCCCCGGACGAACCCGTCGAGGCGACCGGTGTGCCGCCCGTGACCCCACGCAACGTGGCGTTCCTGCGCGTCGAACTGACCGCGCTGCGCGCCCTGTCCGGACGTTTCCTGCCCCGGGCCGAGCGTCTGGCGCGGGCCGTGCGGGAGTACGACCGGCAGAACACCGTCGATCTGCGCAAGGACGCGGGCACCCGCGCCCGGCCCCGGCCTCCGGCCGGCCGGGCGAACCGGGACGCCGCAGACGCCCCGAGGGGGCCCGAGACAACTTCAGAAGGAGCCACGACCATGGCCACCACGCAGCAGCCCACGGTGGAGAACGCGCGTTCGGCGCAGCCGCGCATCTGGGGGAACATCCCTCCGCGCAATCCCAACTTCACCGGCCGCGTGGACCTCCTTGAGCAGTTGAGCGACCGTCTGCGGCGGGAGGGCACGACCACCGTGCTGCCCGAGGCGATCCACGGCATGGGCGGTGTCGGCAAGACCCAGCTGGCGATCGAGTACGCCTACCGCCACCAGTCGGAGTACGACATCGTCTGGTGGATCCCGGCGGAGCGTCCCGGCCAGATCGGCCAGGCCCTGGTGGAACTCGCCCAGAGGCTCGGGCTCGGCACCAGCGCCGAGGCCAACATCGCCGGGCCCGCGGTGCGCGAGGCGCTGCGCGAGGGCCGGCCGTACTCCCGCTGGCTGCTGATCTTCGACAACGCGGACAGTCCGGAACGCGTCCGGGACTACTTCCCCACGGGCGGCAGCGGCACCATCCTCGTCACCTCCCGCAACCGGCGCTGGAGCGTCGTCGGCCCCTCCCTGGAGGTCGACGTCTTCACCAGGGCGGAGAGCAAGGAGCTGTTGCGCCGTTCCAGCGCCTACGGAGAGGATCTCGCCGACGCCGAGGCGGACCGGCTGGCCGAGGCTCTCGGTGACCTTCCGCTCGCGCTGGAACAGGCCGCCGCCTGGCGGGCGGAGACCGGGATGCCCGTCTCGGAGTATCTGCGTCTGTTCGAACACAAGCGCAGTGAGCTGCTCGAGGTGTCGCCGCCCCCGGACTACCAGCTCCCGGTCGCGGCCGCGTGGAACGTCTCCCTCGACCACCTGGAGACCCGCAGCCTCACCGCCCTGCGGCTGCTCCAGCTCTGCTCCTACTTCGCGCCGGACCCCATCTCCCGCTCCATCTTCTCCGGCCTCGGCGGCAGCAGCATCGACACCGAACTCGACCGTGCCCTCAACGACCCCATGCGGCTCGCGCGTGCCATACGGGAGATCAACCGCTATTCGCTGGCCCGTATCGACCACCGTACGAACTCGATCGAGATGCACCGCCTGGTCCAGGCGGTGCTGATCAACCGGATGACGCCCGAGGAGCAGAACCGCATGCGCAACGGCGCCCACACGCTGTTGGCCGCCGCCGACCCCAAGGGGCCCAACCAGGCGGCCAACTGGCCGCGCTACGCCGAGTTGTACGGGCATGTCATCGCGTCGGGTGCCATCGAGTCCGATCAGCCGTGGGTGCGCGAGCTGGTGCGGAACGTGGCCAGGTACCTCTGGTACTGGGGCGACCACAAGGTCGCCGTCGAGTTCTCCGAGCAGGCGTGGCGGACCTGGCAGCGGCTGTACGGCGACGAGGACCAGCAGACACGGCTGATGGGCTGGTGGCTGTGCTTCCTGTATCTGAAGGTCGGCAGCCACGACGACGCGGCCCGGGTGGTGGCCCAGCTCAAGGACGTCTACGCCCGCACCGCGCCGGCGGACCGGGAGGACACCCGCGAGGACGCCCTGGAGACGATCAACCTGGAAGCCGCGGTGCGCCGCGTGGAGGGCGACTTCGCCGCCGGCGCCGAGCTGGACGAGATGGCCTACGAGCGGGCCCGGCGGGCTTTCGGCGAGGACGACCCCACGACCCTGGTCACCGCCCACAACCTCGGCGTGAGCCTGCGCATGGTCGGCGACTTCCAGCGCGCTCTGGAGCTGGACCGGCACACGCACGCGATGAAGGCGCGGCTGTACGGCCGTGATCACACGCAGTCGCTGATGACCGAGGCGAGCATCGCCATCGACGTCCGCGAGACGGGCGACTACGTCGGCGCGCGGTCCCTCCAGCAGGCCGTCGCCGACGGCTATCAGGCTGTCCTGGGTGCGGGCAACCCCTCGACCCTGCAGGCCGTCCGGCAGCTGAGCGAGGCCTGCCGCAAGGAGGGTGACCACGCCACCGCGCTGGAGCTGGCGCGCGAGGCGTTCAATCAGCTGACCCGCCGCTACGGGGACACGCACCCCGAGGCGCTGATGGCGGCCCTCGCCCTGTCGGTGGCCCTGCGGCACAACGGCGAGCTGGAAGCGGCCCGCGACCGCGGGGAGAAGGCCTGCGAGCGGTTCCGCAAGATCTTCCGGTCCGATCACCCGCACGTCCTGGCGGCCGACATCGACCTCGCGGTCACGCTGCGGCTGCTCGGCCGGGTGGAGGAGGCCAGGCAGCGGGACGAGGCGGCGCTGGAGTCGCTGACCGCGCGGCTCGGGGCGAACCATCCGACCGTGCTGGTCTGTGCCATCAACCTGGCGAGCGACCTGAGCGCGCTGGGGCGGACCGCGGAGGCCCGGGAACTGGGCGAGAGCACGCTGGCGTCGTGCCGGGCCCGCCAGGGCGAGGATCACCCCACCACGCTGGTGTGCGCGGCCAACCTCTCCCTCGACCTCGTCGCCGTCGGCGAGGAGGCGGAGGGAGAGGCACTGCGCGCGGACGTCCTGGAGCGCATGGAGCGCGTGCTGGACGCGCCGCGGCTGAGCGCGGCCCAGCTCACCCCGCACCCCGCCACCGAACAGGCCCGTTCCGGGGAGCGCTGCGACTGCGACATCGACCCGATGCAGCTGTGA
- a CDS encoding HEXXH motif domain-containing protein, with translation MRAEPSLPRHRLPPGSLAELARGEGGPATVELILGAERSRRLLLLRLLDDATGLGPAWDLLSEAQRASPSVVDDVLMYPQTGMWLAGTLRRLRATVPRDEPPLWVDTGHVCALAAAAGLLAGLDFTIEVPVRHGRVPLPTLGCAVLPATGPWTTATVRAEAGHAVVETPGATVPVPLPPGTPGPGWHAVRRLTVGPADRRLAVVLDDVDPYRTYPRPTEPRPLSEEAAAQWRHVLERAWTVLLREQPATAEAMRRGVFSLSPTSARERFRPRSVTSGDAFGGIELSEPDDAVQLAVTLVHEFQHTKLGGLLHLTPLLDRRADGGTERWYAPWRDDPRPLQGLLQGIYAFMGITRFWHAHREGAGAHRSMAHFEFALWRAHVATAMDQVHGHPHLTPLGAGLLDTLRDLCARWLADPVPEEPLALARLCAADHATRWRAHHLRPAAPAVDEAVRAWLRGDSAPPAALAATPDVVFDPSARWLDSLAMLVRHHLAGRDDDRRSPEEPEKTAARVTGALTGDALLAVGDATAARHAYVAQLALDPGRAGAWAGLGRALEMAGTDRAAARLLCRHPERARAVQSALSGSAGTPAEPVRLAAWLGSSLP, from the coding sequence GTGCGCGCTGAGCCCTCTCTGCCGCGTCATCGCCTGCCGCCCGGCAGTCTGGCCGAACTGGCCCGCGGTGAAGGAGGACCGGCCACCGTCGAGCTCATCCTCGGAGCCGAACGAAGCCGCCGCCTGCTGCTGTTGCGGCTCCTCGACGACGCGACCGGCCTCGGTCCCGCCTGGGACCTCCTCAGCGAAGCCCAGCGTGCCTCCCCGTCCGTCGTCGACGACGTCCTGATGTATCCGCAGACAGGCATGTGGCTCGCCGGGACGCTGCGCAGACTGCGCGCCACGGTGCCGCGGGACGAGCCCCCCCTGTGGGTCGATACCGGTCATGTCTGCGCCCTCGCCGCCGCCGCGGGACTGCTCGCCGGCCTGGACTTCACCATCGAGGTCCCCGTGCGGCACGGCCGGGTGCCGCTGCCGACCCTGGGCTGCGCGGTGCTGCCCGCGACCGGGCCGTGGACGACGGCCACGGTACGGGCCGAGGCCGGACACGCCGTGGTGGAGACGCCCGGCGCGACGGTCCCGGTGCCCCTCCCGCCCGGCACGCCGGGACCGGGGTGGCACGCCGTGCGCCGGCTCACGGTGGGGCCGGCGGACCGACGGCTCGCGGTGGTACTAGACGACGTGGACCCGTACCGCACGTACCCCCGCCCGACGGAGCCGCGTCCGCTCTCCGAGGAGGCCGCCGCGCAGTGGCGGCACGTGCTGGAGCGGGCCTGGACGGTACTGCTGCGGGAGCAGCCCGCGACGGCCGAGGCCATGCGGCGGGGCGTGTTCTCCCTCAGCCCCACCTCCGCGAGGGAAAGGTTCCGGCCGCGCAGCGTGACGTCGGGGGACGCGTTCGGCGGTATCGAGCTCTCGGAGCCGGACGACGCCGTCCAGCTGGCCGTGACGCTCGTGCACGAGTTCCAGCACACCAAGCTGGGCGGACTGCTGCACCTGACGCCGCTCCTGGACCGCCGTGCCGACGGCGGTACCGAGCGGTGGTACGCGCCCTGGCGGGACGACCCCCGACCGCTCCAGGGACTGCTCCAGGGCATCTACGCGTTCATGGGAATCACCCGCTTCTGGCACGCCCACCGCGAGGGCGCCGGGGCCCACCGGAGCATGGCGCACTTCGAGTTCGCGCTGTGGCGGGCCCACGTCGCGACCGCGATGGACCAGGTCCACGGCCATCCGCACCTCACCCCGCTCGGTGCCGGCCTGCTGGACACCCTGCGCGACCTGTGCGCCCGGTGGCTGGCGGATCCGGTCCCCGAGGAACCGCTCGCCCTGGCCCGGCTGTGCGCCGCCGACCACGCGACCCGCTGGCGGGCCCACCATCTGCGGCCCGCCGCACCGGCGGTGGACGAGGCCGTGCGCGCCTGGCTCCGGGGGGACAGCGCACCGCCGGCCGCCCTGGCCGCCACGCCCGACGTGGTGTTCGACCCCTCCGCGCGCTGGCTGGACAGCCTGGCGATGCTCGTCCGTCACCACCTCGCCGGCCGGGACGACGACCGCCGCTCCCCCGAGGAACCCGAGAAGACCGCCGCCCGGGTCACCGGTGCCCTGACCGGCGACGCCCTGCTGGCCGTGGGCGACGCCACGGCCGCCCGCCACGCGTACGTGGCACAACTGGCCCTGGATCCCGGGCGGGCCGGAGCCTGGGCCGGTCTGGGCCGGGCGCTGGAGATGGCCGGCACGGACCGGGCGGCGGCCCGGCTGCTGTGCCGCCACCCCGAACGGGCGCGGGCCGTGCAGTCGGCGCTCTCCGGTTCCGCGGGCACGCCCGCGGAACCGGTCCGCCTCGCCGCGTGGCTCGGCTCGTCCCTCCCCTGA
- a CDS encoding effector-associated domain 2-containing protein, which translates to MPGHDPRRGLDPVRVAEVMVRPLAGRGPGRRGSGYRVGLRWVLTAAHVVRGAEGGTAGVRFEADRAAEWTATARVVLASDKADVALLEIAGSVPLDGHATGPEPPSYGAVPDADVVLPCSAMGFPRFKLREDRMRLLDDGSASQYRDSCHATGITSVLSNRREGTLELAVTPPESDAEPDRSPWEGMSGAAVWHDGTLVGLVSAHHRTDGLGRLAAVRVERWYGLLTGTELAVLRECAGLPASASGLVRLPCPGTATPGPAALTHLPDRLPLRELNGLVGALTDLPAVRNPASLALLLDSVDPVVSAMSPRSPALRPDLFGILGTCLRYPGTLDQLLEAIRLLEGDSAGVARMDQEAVELSRRHRRADGNR; encoded by the coding sequence GTGCCGGGGCACGACCCGCGCCGCGGACTGGATCCGGTCCGGGTGGCGGAGGTGATGGTGCGTCCGCTGGCGGGCCGGGGTCCCGGGCGGCGCGGTTCCGGGTACCGGGTCGGGCTCCGCTGGGTACTCACCGCGGCGCACGTGGTCCGCGGCGCGGAGGGGGGAACCGCGGGCGTACGGTTCGAGGCGGACCGCGCCGCGGAGTGGACGGCGACCGCGCGGGTGGTCCTGGCCTCCGACAAGGCGGACGTGGCGCTCCTGGAGATCGCCGGGTCCGTGCCGCTGGACGGGCACGCGACCGGACCCGAACCGCCCTCCTACGGCGCGGTCCCCGACGCGGACGTCGTCCTGCCGTGCAGCGCGATGGGCTTTCCGCGGTTCAAGCTGCGCGAGGACCGGATGCGGCTGCTCGACGACGGCTCGGCCTCCCAGTACCGCGACTCCTGCCACGCCACGGGCATCACCTCGGTGCTGTCCAACCGCCGCGAGGGCACCCTCGAACTCGCGGTCACCCCACCGGAGTCGGACGCCGAACCGGACCGGTCGCCCTGGGAGGGCATGTCGGGCGCCGCCGTCTGGCACGACGGCACGCTCGTCGGCCTGGTCAGCGCCCACCACCGCACGGACGGGCTGGGCCGGCTGGCCGCGGTGCGCGTGGAACGCTGGTACGGGCTGCTGACCGGGACCGAACTGGCCGTGCTGCGCGAGTGCGCCGGCCTTCCCGCCTCGGCGTCCGGGCTGGTCCGGCTCCCCTGTCCCGGGACCGCCACGCCGGGCCCGGCCGCCCTGACTCACCTCCCCGACCGGCTGCCCCTGCGTGAACTCAACGGGCTGGTGGGCGCGTTGACCGACCTGCCGGCGGTGCGCAACCCCGCGTCCCTGGCCCTGCTCCTGGACAGCGTCGACCCGGTGGTCTCGGCGATGAGCCCCCGGTCACCGGCCCTGCGGCCGGACCTGTTCGGGATCCTCGGCACCTGTCTGCGCTATCCGGGAACCCTGGACCAACTGCTGGAAGCGATACGGTTGTTGGAGGGCGACTCCGCCGGGGTGGCCCGAATGGACCAGGAGGCGGTGGAGTTGTCCCGGCGCCACCGCCGAGCCGATGGAAACCGCTGA
- a CDS encoding trypco2 family protein yields the protein MIELAELIEELRRELTAARTAAEGEDLYFEVGPVELEAAVVVERSAAAGGKIRFWVVEAGADGRVADSVTHRVKLTLDPRTHSGGGRAPWVGGAEADRER from the coding sequence GTGATTGAACTCGCTGAACTGATCGAGGAGTTGCGCAGGGAACTGACCGCGGCCCGGACGGCGGCGGAGGGGGAGGATCTGTACTTCGAGGTGGGTCCGGTGGAACTGGAGGCGGCCGTGGTCGTGGAGCGGTCGGCGGCGGCGGGCGGGAAGATCCGTTTCTGGGTGGTGGAGGCGGGCGCGGACGGACGCGTGGCCGACAGCGTCACGCACCGGGTGAAGCTGACGCTCGATCCGCGCACCCACAGCGGCGGCGGACGGGCGCCGTGGGTGGGCGGGGCCGAGGCCGACCGGGAGCGCTGA
- a CDS encoding HEXXH motif domain-containing protein, with the protein MHQTARPHVLSPRSFDELLGGGGGPATVDMLRRSERSWRLLVVRALLDSAATAPPGPLPPLAEGWRLLSRAWAASEEAREAVERLLGYPAVGVWAAHTLRRLRGTAQDDTPLWADTGHLHAIAAAAAVRAGLEFRAEIPVRHGWAVLPALGAMRVPGPADWDVAEVSASAGRVRIAGRPLEGPDWHALTELRAAGCTLLLDDTDPYRDLRRPSRVEPVAAAGEWQELFAPAWDILRRTDTEAARALAGGLVSVVPRPRAERFRPHSASSGEAFGGALASAPDDAEQFAATLVHEFQHNKLSAFMHLFTLYDDRDDRLHYAPWRDDPRPLGGLLQGVYAFFGVTAFWRRRVHVLGQFEFALWRCQTAHALRAIGSSDGLDELGRRLVAELTRRVEPWLDEPVDVRARGAAALAVADHRASWRAHHLRPAAETVRAHAAAWSLGEPLPLAVDPAPVPGGSYGSPRRGFDTRAVLLRWLLADPAGFAALRDDPGAVVAGALDEDVALVEGRTAEALQAFHERAVRGGDPDAWVGLGLAARAGADLAGEGLLAHPELAMALHTALDGRADPLELGRALAPVCGV; encoded by the coding sequence ATGCACCAGACGGCCCGACCCCACGTCCTTTCACCGCGGTCGTTCGACGAGCTGCTGGGCGGCGGGGGCGGCCCCGCGACGGTCGACATGCTGCGCAGGAGCGAGCGGAGCTGGCGGCTGCTCGTCGTACGGGCCCTGCTCGACTCGGCGGCGACGGCGCCGCCCGGCCCACTGCCCCCCTTGGCGGAGGGCTGGCGGCTGCTGTCCCGCGCCTGGGCCGCGTCCGAGGAGGCGCGGGAGGCGGTGGAACGGCTGCTCGGATATCCGGCGGTCGGCGTGTGGGCCGCGCACACGCTGCGCCGGCTGCGCGGGACCGCCCAGGACGACACGCCCCTCTGGGCGGACACCGGACACCTCCACGCCATCGCGGCGGCCGCGGCCGTCCGCGCCGGCCTTGAGTTCCGCGCCGAGATCCCGGTCCGGCACGGATGGGCGGTGCTGCCCGCGCTCGGGGCGATGCGGGTACCCGGCCCCGCCGACTGGGACGTGGCCGAGGTCTCCGCCTCCGCCGGACGCGTGCGGATCGCCGGACGCCCGCTGGAGGGACCGGACTGGCACGCCCTGACGGAGCTGCGCGCCGCCGGCTGCACCCTGCTCCTCGACGACACCGACCCCTACCGTGACCTGCGGAGACCGAGCCGGGTGGAACCGGTCGCCGCTGCCGGTGAGTGGCAGGAACTCTTCGCCCCGGCCTGGGACATCCTCCGGCGCACCGACACCGAGGCGGCGCGGGCGCTGGCGGGCGGGCTGGTGTCGGTGGTGCCCCGCCCGCGCGCCGAGCGGTTCCGGCCGCACAGCGCGTCGTCGGGCGAGGCCTTCGGCGGCGCCCTGGCCTCGGCGCCGGACGACGCCGAACAGTTCGCGGCGACGCTGGTGCACGAGTTCCAGCACAACAAACTCAGTGCGTTCATGCACCTGTTCACCCTGTACGACGACCGGGACGACCGGCTGCACTACGCCCCCTGGCGCGACGATCCACGACCGCTGGGCGGCCTCCTCCAGGGCGTGTACGCCTTCTTCGGCGTCACCGCGTTCTGGCGGCGGCGCGTCCATGTGCTCGGGCAGTTCGAGTTCGCCCTGTGGCGCTGCCAGACGGCGCACGCGCTGCGCGCGATCGGCTCGTCGGACGGCCTCGACGAGCTGGGGCGGCGACTGGTGGCCGAACTGACGCGGCGCGTCGAACCCTGGCTGGACGAACCGGTCGACGTGCGGGCCAGGGGCGCGGCCGCCCTGGCCGTCGCGGACCACCGGGCGAGCTGGCGCGCCCACCATCTGCGGCCCGCGGCGGAGACGGTCCGCGCGCACGCGGCGGCCTGGTCCCTCGGCGAACCGCTCCCGCTCGCCGTGGACCCGGCGCCCGTCCCCGGCGGCTCCTACGGCAGCCCGCGCCGCGGGTTCGACACACGGGCGGTGCTCCTGCGCTGGCTGCTGGCCGACCCGGCGGGTTTCGCGGCACTGCGCGACGATCCCGGCGCCGTGGTCGCGGGCGCCCTCGACGAGGACGTCGCGCTGGTGGAGGGCCGTACGGCGGAGGCGCTCCAGGCGTTCCACGAGCGTGCGGTCCGCGGTGGTGACCCCGACGCCTGGGTGGGCCTCGGGCTGGCGGCGCGGGCCGGCGCGGACCTGGCCGGCGAGGGCCTGCTGGCCCACCCCGAACTCGCGATGGCCCTGCACACCGCGCTGGACGGGCGAGCCGACCCGCTGGAACTGGGGCGCGCCCTGGCTCCCGTGTGTGGGGTGTGA